The DNA window TAAACCTTCCAATTGATTTCAGTCTCTTTAATGGAGATTCAACGACTAGCTGTAAATTACCATCCAAAAAATATTCTGTGTAATCTTTGCCATTAATTATAATCAGGGCCTTCTCGTCTTTAATGGTGTCAGTAGATTTTTTAGTATACAGCCTAACTCGTGCTGTGGCATTCTTCCTTCTACCAACCGTCTCATAGTACTTCTCTTTGCCAGACTTTTGCTCTTCGTCTATCTTTTCATCAACCGCCTTTAATACTTCTTTATCTTCTGGACTATCGAAAACCTCCACCAAAATTTCTGGTCTCTTAATCTCAATCTTTACGCTTTCAACCTTTTCGGCTGGCTTATCGACTGGTGCGGTCTTTTTAATTGTTTTCTTAGTAGTTGCCATAAAATTACTTGAACTTTAGATTTCTAATTATTTTATCTCTTGATTTGTTCTTAGGCAGCATTCTATAAATCGCCATTCTAACAACCTCTTTAGGTTTTGATTTCCAAAGTTCAGATAGTTTTTTTTCCTTCATACCGCTGTGATAGCCAGAATAATGATAATAAATCTTCTGATCCATCTTCTGACCTGTAAATTTGATCTTATCGATATTATTAATAATGACTTCAACCTCTGGCAATTTACTTGGCTCAAACGAAACTAAATGTTTTCCACGTAAAGCCGTGGCAGCTTCAGTCGCTACTCTTCCTAACGCTCTATTTGTCGCATTGATTTCGTAGGTAGTCATATTTATTTCGCAGGTTTTTCGGCCTCTTTAAAAGTAAATTCTATAAAAACCATCGAGGCGGCATCGCTTTTTCTATCGCCTAATTTGGTAATCCTTGTATATCCGCCCTTGTGATCCTTGAATTTAGGAGCAATCTCGGTAAAAAGCTTGAAGATAGCCTTCGCGCCTAAATCTTTAGCCATTTCCCTCTTAGCAGCTACGCTATTAGACTTAGCCTTAGTAACCAGCTTAGAAACGTACGAAGAGATGGTCTTCGCCTTAGCAACCGTTGTCTTAATCCGGCCATGATCAATCAAAGCAGTAGCTAGCGCCTTATATAGTGCATGTCTCTGGATTGATTCTCTTCCAAATTTTCGGTGTTTACCTCTTCGCATATCTTATTTTGACTTCTTTTTCTTAGTTGATTTCTTCTCTTCTGATACTTCTATCTTTATCTCTGATATACCTCTAAAGTGATCGTTCAATATAACGGCGGCTTTTTGTAGCGCCTCTTCTGGTTCAATTGATCCGTCGGTTTCGATAGTCAAAACAACTTTATTGAAATCGATCCTGTCGCCAACGCGAATATTCTCAATTGAAAAATTAACTAACTGAACGGGTGAGAATACGGCATCAACGGCGATTGCTCCAATAGCTAGCTTCTCTTTCTTTCTCTGTTCAACTGGAACATAGCCAACTCCCTTTTCAATATCAAGTTCCATGTTCAGCTCTGCTTTTTTATCAGTCAAAGTTGCTATGTGCTGATCTTCGTTGATAAGCTCTACATCTGACGTGAGATCTATGTCAGCTCCAGTCA is part of the Candidatus Yanofskybacteria bacterium genome and encodes:
- the rplM gene encoding 50S ribosomal protein L13, whose amino-acid sequence is MTTYEINATNRALGRVATEAATALRGKHLVSFEPSKLPEVEVIINNIDKIKFTGQKMDQKIYYHYSGYHSGMKEKKLSELWKSKPKEVVRMAIYRMLPKNKSRDKIIRNLKFK
- a CDS encoding 30S ribosomal protein S9, with the translated sequence MATTKKTIKKTAPVDKPAEKVESVKIEIKRPEILVEVFDSPEDKEVLKAVDEKIDEEQKSGKEKYYETVGRRKNATARVRLYTKKSTDTIKDEKALIIINGKDYTEYFLDGNLQLVVESPLKRLKSIGRFKATVMVNGGGLSGQAGAVRHGLARALTLFDANFRKKLKKANFLKRDPRAKERRKYGLKKARKSPQWSKR
- a CDS encoding 50S ribosomal protein L17, translated to MRRGKHRKFGRESIQRHALYKALATALIDHGRIKTTVAKAKTISSYVSKLVTKAKSNSVAAKREMAKDLGAKAIFKLFTEIAPKFKDHKGGYTRITKLGDRKSDAASMVFIEFTFKEAEKPAK
- the rpoA gene encoding DNA-directed RNA polymerase subunit alpha; this translates as MLTLPEQVKTISKDGNTTVFEISPLMPGYGATIANPLRRVLLSSLEGAAVTAIKIKGVDHEFSTLANMQEDIIEIILNVKKLRFKLLGDGPVKVTLSVKGDKVVTGADIDLTSDVELINEDQHIATLTDKKAELNMELDIEKGVGYVPVEQRKKEKLAIGAIAVDAVFSPVQLVNFSIENIRVGDRIDFNKVVLTIETDGSIEPEEALQKAAVILNDHFRGISEIKIEVSEEKKSTKKKKSK